Proteins encoded by one window of Planktothrix tepida PCC 9214:
- a CDS encoding LuxR C-terminal-related transcriptional regulator: MNTKDEMFSEASNFWDLQKLYQDLEAVKRLLSPRSRQGLTETEKLYLRGLLCGYSPAEIAKKLFQSPKSVEVYLCKTLYPYLKNLLDVPSEVGNWRNICNWLNDAGYKKLSSGENLFNNSLPQEALVKIIGINIHKENTISIDINLQLHFPSNLKGDESKNNIDE, translated from the coding sequence ATGAATACTAAAGATGAGATGTTTTCTGAGGCTAGTAACTTTTGGGATTTACAAAAACTGTATCAAGACCTAGAAGCAGTAAAACGGCTATTGTCCCCACGTTCTCGACAGGGGTTAACTGAAACGGAAAAACTTTATCTGAGGGGACTATTGTGTGGTTATAGTCCGGCCGAAATTGCTAAAAAACTATTTCAAAGTCCTAAAAGCGTGGAAGTTTACCTTTGTAAAACGTTATATCCTTATTTAAAAAATCTTTTAGATGTTCCCTCTGAAGTTGGAAATTGGCGTAATATTTGTAACTGGTTAAATGATGCAGGTTATAAAAAGTTATCTTCAGGAGAAAACTTATTCAATAATTCATTACCTCAAGAAGCTTTGGTTAAAATAATAGGAATTAATATACATAAAGAAAATACTATTTCAATTGATATTAACCTTCAACTTCATTTCCCCTCGAATCTAAAGGGTGATGAATCTAAAAATAATATTGATGAATAA
- a CDS encoding type II toxin-antitoxin system RelE/ParE family toxin, translated as MGSYFFSELAVKDINEICEFIGQTNVKAASKLFDTIRQKCKLVSSFPNMGKDYSWIGSDLRGFIVDDYIVFYYPRKDGIDIVRVAYGRRDLKALFEEFGDET; from the coding sequence ATGGGTAGTTACTTTTTCTCAGAACTGGCAGTTAAAGACATCAATGAAATTTGTGAATTTATTGGTCAAACTAATGTTAAAGCTGCCAGTAAACTGTTTGATACTATTCGACAAAAATGTAAGTTAGTCTCTAGTTTTCCCAATATGGGTAAAGACTATTCTTGGATTGGATCTGATCTGCGTGGCTTCATTGTTGATGACTATATTGTGTTTTATTATCCCCGTAAAGATGGAATTGATATTGTCCGTGTAGCTTATGGAAGAAGAGATTTAAAAGCTTTGTTTGAAGAATTTGGAGATGAAACATGA
- a CDS encoding ribbon-helix-helix domain-containing protein yields MQIAIKPDQEKFILEKLQQGKYKSVDDLLTVAFQLLDQHDQREKQLIELRQKIAEGTQQIREGKVVDGELVFQQLQEKLNSMEER; encoded by the coding sequence ATGCAGATTGCAATCAAGCCAGATCAAGAAAAATTTATTCTTGAAAAATTACAACAAGGTAAATATAAAAGTGTGGATGATTTATTAACTGTAGCCTTTCAACTTTTAGATCAACATGATCAAAGAGAAAAGCAACTGATTGAACTCAGGCAAAAAATTGCTGAGGGAACACAGCAAATTCGTGAAGGAAAAGTCGTTGATGGTGAATTAGTTTTTCAACAATTACAAGAAAAGTTAAATTCTATGGAAGAACGTTAA
- a CDS encoding GtrA family protein, producing the protein MIETIYPTIILGVMEPIYILGAGPAGLAAAYTLTKQGQSVVVVERDSQVGGLAKSIEYQGFILDYGPHRFYTKIAPVLQLWDEVLGDEQVTVNRLTRIYYGEKYFSYPLKAKQVLSALGLVETFRIIISYLAVRLFPKSQTNNFAEWVENKFGKRLSEIFFEGYTEKLWGIPCTEISADWAAQRIKGLSLSKAIKNAILGNDGKVKNLIDQFQFPRLGSGQLYEKIADYLQQHQQPILLNTEVIQVHHQNSQVTHITLRNRITKEENTVACGGVISSIPLTHFIQQLQSSPPEKVIEAAKSLKFRNTILVYLMVEGGNLFPDNWLYINDPRVQVGRVTNFANWSPEMLANTQQTPLCCEYWCNFGDDLWQCPEDELRILAEKELRKIGLLKNQAISDGFIVRLPRTYPIYAGNYQSALSEIQGYLQTFQNLQLVGRYGAFKYNNQDHSLLMGIFAAENVVTPGKHNLWNVNSDSEYVEEAHAEAATTAATNTRLSRRRQTLKTLREFGGYLFTGGAATVVDVLVFSILIQSGLWYVFALGISYFLGLSTNFWLSRRFVFGVYWKNWFVQYGVFATVALNSLLANLGLLQLLINELGWHPTLSRLASAACVAMISFTGHKLYSFSSQNQSSNQVSELQS; encoded by the coding sequence ATGATAGAGACAATTTATCCAACGATAATATTAGGTGTGATGGAACCCATTTATATTTTAGGTGCTGGCCCAGCCGGACTCGCAGCGGCTTATACATTAACAAAACAAGGTCAATCCGTTGTTGTCGTTGAACGTGATAGTCAAGTGGGAGGATTAGCTAAAAGTATAGAATATCAAGGCTTTATCTTAGATTACGGCCCCCATCGATTTTATACAAAAATTGCTCCGGTTTTGCAACTTTGGGATGAGGTTTTAGGAGATGAACAAGTTACGGTTAATCGTCTGACTCGGATTTATTATGGGGAAAAATATTTTAGTTATCCCTTAAAAGCCAAACAAGTTTTATCTGCATTAGGATTAGTTGAAACTTTCAGAATTATTATCTCCTATTTAGCTGTTCGATTATTTCCTAAATCTCAAACTAATAACTTTGCAGAATGGGTTGAAAATAAATTTGGAAAACGCCTATCTGAGATATTTTTTGAAGGTTACACCGAGAAATTATGGGGAATTCCCTGTACAGAAATTAGTGCAGATTGGGCTGCACAACGAATTAAAGGTTTATCCTTATCAAAAGCGATTAAAAATGCTATTTTAGGCAATGATGGAAAAGTTAAAAATCTCATAGACCAGTTTCAATTTCCCCGTTTGGGTTCGGGTCAACTGTATGAAAAAATTGCCGACTATTTACAACAACATCAACAACCCATTTTATTAAATACAGAAGTTATTCAAGTTCATCATCAAAATTCCCAAGTCACCCATATTACCCTCAGAAACCGCATCACCAAGGAGGAAAACACCGTTGCTTGTGGGGGTGTGATTTCTTCTATTCCTCTGACACATTTTATTCAGCAACTGCAATCTTCCCCCCCTGAAAAAGTTATCGAGGCTGCTAAGTCGCTTAAATTTAGAAATACAATTTTAGTGTATTTAATGGTAGAAGGTGGAAATCTTTTTCCTGATAATTGGTTATATATTAATGACCCCAGAGTTCAAGTTGGACGAGTCACAAATTTTGCTAACTGGTCGCCAGAAATGTTAGCCAATACTCAACAAACCCCCCTGTGTTGTGAATATTGGTGTAATTTTGGCGATGATTTATGGCAATGTCCAGAAGATGAACTGCGAATATTAGCCGAAAAAGAATTAAGGAAAATTGGATTATTAAAAAATCAAGCAATTTCTGATGGCTTTATTGTTCGTTTACCTCGAACTTATCCTATTTATGCTGGAAATTACCAGTCTGCTTTATCAGAAATTCAAGGCTATTTACAAACCTTTCAAAACTTGCAATTAGTGGGACGCTATGGTGCTTTTAAGTATAATAATCAAGACCATAGTTTATTAATGGGAATTTTTGCGGCGGAGAACGTTGTAACTCCCGGTAAACATAACCTCTGGAATGTTAATAGTGATAGTGAATATGTGGAAGAAGCTCATGCAGAAGCCGCCACAACCGCAGCAACCAATACTCGCCTATCCCGTCGTCGTCAAACCTTAAAAACTTTACGAGAATTTGGCGGCTATTTATTCACAGGCGGCGCGGCTACGGTTGTTGATGTTCTCGTTTTTTCGATTCTCATCCAGTCGGGATTATGGTATGTTTTTGCATTAGGAATTAGTTATTTTTTGGGATTAAGTACCAACTTTTGGTTAAGTCGTCGGTTTGTATTTGGAGTGTATTGGAAAAATTGGTTTGTCCAATATGGCGTGTTTGCGACGGTTGCTTTAAATAGTTTATTAGCTAATTTAGGGCTATTACAACTGTTAATAAATGAATTAGGTTGGCATCCAACCCTATCTCGTTTAGCGAGTGCTGCTTGTGTCGCTATGATTAGTTTTACCGGACATAAATTGTATTCCTTTTCATCCCAAAATCAATCATCTAATCAAGTTTCTGAACTGCAATCTTAA